One Diadema setosum chromosome 8, eeDiaSeto1, whole genome shotgun sequence genomic window carries:
- the LOC140231921 gene encoding josephin-2-like encodes MPIYHEKQRWELCALHALNNVFQDGKAFTKQSMDELCQSLSPGSVLNPHKSMLGLGNYDVNVIMAAVQRKECEAVWWDKRRSLDQLELENITGFIMNVPSPIQLGFVSVPIRRKHWIALRQIEGVFYNLDSKLGKPQALGSAAALQDFLRSQLKLKGCELLLIVERDVCELRTWLRDPSS; translated from the exons ATGCCAATCTATCATGAGAAACAGCGTTGGGAGCTGTGTGCCCTCCATGCCCTCAATAATGTGTTTCAGGATGGCAAAGCCTTCACCAAACAGTCAATGGATGAGCTGTGTCAAAG TCTGTCACCAGGGTCCGTCCTCAACCCTCACAAGAGCATGCTGGGATTGGGTAACTATGATGTGAATGTCATCATGGCAGCTGTGCAGCGCAAGGAGTGTGAAGCAGTGTGGTGGGACAAGAGGAG AAGCCTGGATCAACTAGAACTGGAAAACATCACTGGTTTCATCATGAATGTGCCATCTCCGATTCAGCTTGGCTTTGTCAGTGTGCCTATACGGCGCAAGCACTGGATTGCACTGCGACAGATTGAGGGTGTCTTCTACAACCTGGACTCCAAACTTGGCAAGCCTCAAGCACTTGGCAGTGCTGCTGCCTTACAAGACTTCTTGCGCTCACAGCTCAAGCTAAAGGGCTGTGAACTCTTACTTATTGTGGAGCGAGATGTTTGCGAACTGCGCACCTGGTTGCGAGATCCAAGTTCTTGA